TGACCGAACACCTCAAGCAATTGCCCAACGATCAATTGGCCGAACGAATCAAAGCCCGACCCTCCGAATTTGTCGGCCAGGAGCGAGTCGTTCGATCGACGATGCCCAACTGGGGCGGCGGCAACGTCTCGGCGGCTTATCTTGCAATGCGAGCGTATATGATCGCGTCGGGCGATTCATTTGAAGTCATGCATGGCGGGCTAGCGCGAACGTCGACCGAGCTCGGTTCGTTGGAGATGTCTTTGGTTTCCGGTGAGGGGAGCAAAGACATTTGGATCCAAGGCAAAGAGCCACCGCAGCACGACAGCCTGTTCCAAGGCCGGCACGAACCGGTCAAGCTGCGTCGCAGCGGCGACGATCTACCCAGCCGCGTCGCCGACGATATTTATTGGCTCGGTCGCCAAGTGGAACGAGCCGATTCGGCAGCCCGGTTGCTGCGTGCGGTGACGATGCGATTGACCAGCGAATCGGCGAGCCATCTGCGCTCGGAACTGCCGATGCTGCTGCGAACGATGGCCGATCAAGGTCAGATCGAACCGGGGTTTGTCGTTGAAGGGATTCGCCAACAGTTACCTGCGATCGAAGAGAACCTGCCGATTTCGACTTTCGACGCGACCGCATCGGGTTCGCTGCGATCGATGCTGGCCGCGACCTACAGCACCGCCTCGCGGGTCCGCGATCGTCTGTCGGCTGACAGTTGGCGTGTTCTGGTTCGGATCGACGAACAGTTCCGGGCCCCCGCGACGGGGACGTGGGATCTCACCGATCTCTTGAACATGTCGAACGAATTGATCGTCGACCTTGTCGCCTTTATCGGCATGATGTCCGAGAGCATGACTCGCACGCAAGCGTTCCACTTCATGGACCTCGGCTTGCGGATCGAACGGGCCACGCAGACGACGTCGCTGTTGAACAACTGTTTCTCGGTCGGGCAAGAGATCACCGGCGAGATGCTCGAAGCGTTGCTGCAGGTTTGCGACAGCCTGATGACCTACCGTTACCGCTACCTATCGAACTTGAACGAGGTACCGGTACTCGATTTGTTGTTAACCGATGAGACCAACCCACGCAGCGTCGTCTACCAATTGCTGCGGATTAAGGATCATGTCGACCGGTTGCCGCGAACCGAATCGCAACCGACCAGCAGCGAGCAGCGGATGCTGCTGTCGGCGTTATACGCGGTACGGATGTTAGATATCGAAGCGATCGGCGAAAATCACTCCGAGGACCGCCGACGGGAGCTGGTCGAAGTGTTCGAAAAACTGGAACAGCATCTTCCACAGCTGTCCCAGGCGATTACCAACAAATACATGGTACACGCCGGCCCATCGCGACTGCTGACATCGATCGACCAAGTGCGGATGAGCAAGCCATGAAGTACCGGATCACCCACACCACAAAATACAACTACAGCCAGCCGGTTGGAGTTTGTCACAACAAGATCCATCTCGCCGCGCGTTCGCTGCCACAGCAAACGGTGACCAACTTCCATTTGTTGATCAAGCCGGATGCGTTTGCGTCGACGTGCCAGAAAGATTATTTCGGCAATCGCGTCGATTACTTTTCGATCCAAGAACCGCATCGCAGTTTGACCGTGACCGCGACCAGCAATGTCGAAGTCCGTCCGATCACGCGGCCGCCCGCCTTTACTGCATCGCCGCCGTGGGAGGATGTCGCGCAGGGCATCGCCAAACGCCGCGACGAATTGAGCCTTTCGGCGTATCAGTTTTCGTTCGCCTCGCGGATCGTGCCACGCGATCCGGCGTACACTGAATATACGTTGGCAAGTTTCACCAAGGGACGGCCGATCGTTGAAGCGGGGCTCGATCTAACGCGGCGGATCTTCGAAGACTTTAAGTACGATCCGCGAGCGACCACGGTCAGCACGCCTGTCGACGTCGTCTTCAAGCAACGAGCGGGCGTCTGCCAAGACTTTGCCCACCTGCAAATCGCCTGCTTGCGGTCGATCGGTCTGGCCTCTCGCTACGTCAGCGGATACCTGCGAACGCTGCCTCCGCCGGGCAAAGAGCGGTTGATCGGCAACGACCAATCGCACGCTTGGTTGTCGCTGTATTGTGGCGACGAGATCGGTTGGGTCGATTTCGATCCGACGAATAATATGATCCCCGCTACCGATCACATCACAATCGGCTGGGGGCAGGACTACAGCGACCTCTGCCCGATCCAAGGCGTCTTCATCGGTGGCGGCAAGAACCGGATGGATGTCAGCGTCGACGTGGCGACGATTTCGCCCGACGCTTGAAAGTTGGCGCCGGACGTGTCAGGCTTGTGAACCTGTCATCGGCCTGTTGATTTACTCAGCC
Above is a genomic segment from Rosistilla ulvae containing:
- a CDS encoding circularly permuted type 2 ATP-grasp protein, whose product is MQTQQQGSLPDPQTAAVISVFAGYSPPVGSYDELFAAPQQMRSHWKRFAAAINRVGNEEMLRRWTQAKRLIHENGVTYGAYGDPLDKPRPWELDALPLIIPQKEWGNLSAGLQQRAKVLELTLADLYGPKKLIRDGVLPPEIIFAHPGFHTTLHNLKPSMGRYLHSYAADLGRAPDGGWWLLADRTEAPSGAGYALENRVVESRMLPEGFRACNVQRLAPYFRALRETCRRIATRHKDNPRIVLLSQGPSSENYFEDAYLSRYLGYTLVEGADLAVRDRCVWMKTLGGLYPVDVILRRPNTVDCDSLELPSSSPGAIAGLVDAAAAGNVAITNPLGCGLVESPIFMAYIGALCTALLGEDLKLPSVATWWCGDAVSREYVLANLDRLVIKRAFRQRGHERQVTEHLKQLPNDQLAERIKARPSEFVGQERVVRSTMPNWGGGNVSAAYLAMRAYMIASGDSFEVMHGGLARTSTELGSLEMSLVSGEGSKDIWIQGKEPPQHDSLFQGRHEPVKLRRSGDDLPSRVADDIYWLGRQVERADSAARLLRAVTMRLTSESASHLRSELPMLLRTMADQGQIEPGFVVEGIRQQLPAIEENLPISTFDATASGSLRSMLAATYSTASRVRDRLSADSWRVLVRIDEQFRAPATGTWDLTDLLNMSNELIVDLVAFIGMMSESMTRTQAFHFMDLGLRIERATQTTSLLNNCFSVGQEITGEMLEALLQVCDSLMTYRYRYLSNLNEVPVLDLLLTDETNPRSVVYQLLRIKDHVDRLPRTESQPTSSEQRMLLSALYAVRMLDIEAIGENHSEDRRRELVEVFEKLEQHLPQLSQAITNKYMVHAGPSRLLTSIDQVRMSKP
- a CDS encoding transglutaminase family protein, with protein sequence MKYRITHTTKYNYSQPVGVCHNKIHLAARSLPQQTVTNFHLLIKPDAFASTCQKDYFGNRVDYFSIQEPHRSLTVTATSNVEVRPITRPPAFTASPPWEDVAQGIAKRRDELSLSAYQFSFASRIVPRDPAYTEYTLASFTKGRPIVEAGLDLTRRIFEDFKYDPRATTVSTPVDVVFKQRAGVCQDFAHLQIACLRSIGLASRYVSGYLRTLPPPGKERLIGNDQSHAWLSLYCGDEIGWVDFDPTNNMIPATDHITIGWGQDYSDLCPIQGVFIGGGKNRMDVSVDVATISPDA